The following are from one region of the Mesorhizobium sp. B4-1-4 genome:
- a CDS encoding histidine kinase, translating into MPTLFRFVVTLAILAGIAYGTMFALVMFVEPKKAEMSVRIPQEKLNPRKN; encoded by the coding sequence ATGCCGACACTGTTTCGCTTTGTCGTGACCCTCGCGATTCTGGCCGGCATTGCCTATGGTACGATGTTCGCGCTGGTGATGTTCGTCGAGCCGAAAAAAGCGGAGATGAGCGTGCGCATCCCCCAGGAAAAGCTGAATCCCCGGAAAAACTGA
- a CDS encoding site-specific tyrosine recombinase XerD: MNSAARIEAFLEMMSAERGAAENTLSSYRRDLEDASTEIDGGLAGAAAADIRAYLDEIAARGFAPTSQARKLSAIRQFFKFLYAEGLRGDDPTGTLDSPKKGRPLPKTMSEAETGRLIDRAALEASDPGLGHGDRLAELRLHALVEVLYATGLRVSELVGLPVTVAQRDDRFFMVRGKGDKERMVPLSGKARAAMRAWLAARAGVPAFAESPFLFPAASDSGYLSRQVFARNLKGLAARAGIASAKISPHVLRHAFASHLLQNGADLRAVQQLLGHADISTTQIYTHVLEERLVRLVNDHHPLAD; this comes from the coding sequence ATGAACAGCGCCGCCCGCATCGAAGCCTTTCTGGAAATGATGAGCGCCGAGCGCGGCGCTGCCGAGAACACGCTTTCCTCCTACCGCCGCGACCTCGAGGACGCTTCGACCGAAATCGATGGCGGGCTCGCCGGTGCGGCCGCGGCCGATATCCGCGCCTATCTCGACGAGATCGCCGCGCGCGGCTTCGCGCCGACATCGCAGGCGCGCAAACTGTCCGCGATCCGTCAGTTCTTCAAGTTCCTCTATGCCGAGGGCCTGCGCGGCGACGACCCGACCGGCACGCTGGACAGCCCGAAAAAGGGCCGCCCGCTGCCCAAGACGATGAGCGAGGCCGAGACCGGCCGGCTGATCGACCGTGCGGCCCTCGAGGCCAGCGATCCCGGGCTTGGCCATGGCGACAGGCTGGCGGAGCTGCGCCTGCATGCCTTGGTCGAAGTGCTCTACGCCACCGGACTGCGCGTTTCCGAGCTTGTCGGCTTGCCTGTAACGGTGGCGCAGCGGGATGACCGTTTCTTCATGGTGCGCGGCAAGGGCGACAAGGAGCGCATGGTGCCGCTGTCGGGCAAGGCGCGCGCGGCCATGCGTGCCTGGCTTGCCGCCCGGGCCGGGGTGCCCGCTTTCGCCGAAAGCCCGTTCCTGTTTCCGGCAGCATCCGACAGCGGCTATCTCTCGCGCCAGGTCTTTGCCCGCAACCTCAAAGGACTGGCGGCGCGCGCCGGCATCGCCTCGGCCAAGATATCGCCGCATGTGCTGCGCCATGCTTTCGCCAGTCATCTCCTGCAGAACGGCGCCGACCTCAGGGCCGTGCAGCAGCTGCTTGGCCATGCCGACATATCGACGACACAGATTTACACCCATGTGCTGGAAGAGCGGCTGGTGCGGCTGGTCAACGATCATCACCCGCTTGCCGACTAG
- a CDS encoding acetyl-CoA carboxylase carboxyltransferase subunit alpha encodes MYNYLDFEKPVQDLELKILELKKLAENGEAVDVADEITRLEKRSRDALRDLYKALTPWQKVQVARHSDRPHCVDYIKGLFSDFTPLAGDRNFGEDQAIVGGFARFRGEPVAIIGQEKGSDTTSRLKHNFGSVRPEGYRKAVRLMELADRFKIPLLTLVDTAGAYPGVGAEERGQAEAIARSTSACLALKVPSISVVIGEGGSGGAIAIATANRVYMLEHAIYSVISPEGAASILWRDTTRSKDAATNMKITAQDLLELKIIDAIIPEPMGGAQRAPEKVIAATGDLIAKTMKEFAGANTDFREQRREKYLAMGRSL; translated from the coding sequence ATGTACAATTACCTCGATTTCGAAAAGCCGGTGCAGGATCTTGAGCTCAAGATCCTCGAGCTGAAGAAGCTTGCCGAGAACGGCGAGGCGGTCGATGTCGCCGATGAGATCACCCGGTTGGAAAAGCGGTCGCGCGATGCCTTGCGCGATCTCTACAAGGCGCTGACGCCGTGGCAGAAGGTGCAGGTGGCGCGCCACTCCGACAGGCCGCATTGCGTCGACTACATCAAGGGCCTGTTCAGTGACTTCACGCCGCTCGCCGGCGACCGCAATTTCGGCGAGGACCAGGCGATCGTCGGCGGTTTCGCCCGTTTCCGCGGCGAGCCGGTGGCGATCATCGGCCAGGAAAAGGGTTCGGACACGACAAGCCGCCTGAAGCACAATTTCGGTTCTGTGCGCCCCGAGGGTTATCGCAAGGCCGTGCGGCTGATGGAGCTTGCCGACCGCTTCAAGATTCCGCTCCTGACGCTGGTCGACACCGCGGGCGCCTATCCCGGCGTCGGTGCCGAAGAGCGCGGCCAGGCCGAAGCCATTGCCCGCTCGACCTCGGCCTGCCTTGCGCTCAAGGTACCTTCGATCTCCGTGGTCATCGGCGAAGGCGGCTCGGGCGGCGCCATCGCCATCGCCACCGCCAATCGCGTCTATATGCTCGAACATGCCATCTATTCGGTGATTTCGCCGGAGGGTGCGGCTTCGATCCTGTGGCGCGACACCACGCGCTCCAAGGACGCGGCGACCAACATGAAGATCACCGCGCAGGATCTTTTGGAACTGAAGATCATCGACGCCATCATCCCCGAGCCGATGGGCGGCGCCCAGCGTGCGCCCGAGAAGGTGATTGCCGCGACTGGCGACCTCATCGCCAAGACGATGAAGGAATTCGCCGGCGCCAACACCGATTTCCGCGAACAGCGCCGCGAGAAATACCTGGCGATGGGCCGCAGCCTCTGA
- a CDS encoding L,D-transpeptidase family protein, which produces MFAKLARTGVVAASIAIAGCNDSSMKDFAPEANKPLPDKILADMRAKGMVRTSSVMARIFKEEGKLEIWKAKTNGRYDMVASYDICKWSGKLGPKYTEGDRQAPEGFYTVRPAQMNPRSNYHLSFNIGFPNAYDRANGRTGQNLMVHGACSSSGCYSMTDAQIEQIYAFGRDAFQGGQTEFQVQAFPFRMTAANMARYRNDPNYEFWKMLKVGYDNFEITKVPPKVDVCEKRYVFNQVAPEGTTFNPTGPCPAMSQPDSLKTAYADYEKSYDAAFGSALKSSTPAPKPTIAGVKEASIVSDWSKRRARGERVPIDPPSVNADGSVTETTRMGRIDSPAGRKMAALDAEKAAKQKAEEQRLAAIEAAKQAKEAAKAQALAEKEAAKAQAVAEKEAAKQAKQAPVATATIAAPTEAPPAETQAASAEESRVTKLKNKLLGMFGG; this is translated from the coding sequence ATGTTTGCCAAGCTCGCCCGCACCGGAGTCGTCGCCGCCTCGATAGCCATCGCCGGCTGCAATGATTCGTCGATGAAGGATTTTGCGCCTGAGGCCAACAAGCCGCTGCCCGACAAGATCCTGGCCGACATGAGGGCCAAGGGCATGGTGCGCACCTCTTCGGTGATGGCGCGTATCTTCAAGGAAGAGGGCAAGCTGGAGATCTGGAAGGCCAAGACCAACGGCCGCTACGACATGGTGGCGAGCTACGACATCTGCAAATGGTCGGGCAAGCTCGGACCGAAATACACCGAAGGCGACCGCCAGGCGCCGGAAGGCTTCTACACGGTCCGTCCGGCGCAGATGAATCCGCGCTCGAACTACCATCTGTCCTTCAACATCGGTTTTCCCAACGCCTATGACCGCGCCAACGGCCGCACTGGCCAGAATCTGATGGTGCACGGCGCCTGTTCGTCGTCGGGCTGCTATTCGATGACGGACGCGCAGATCGAGCAGATTTATGCCTTCGGCCGCGACGCCTTCCAGGGTGGCCAGACCGAATTCCAGGTTCAGGCCTTCCCGTTCCGCATGACCGCCGCCAACATGGCGCGCTACCGCAACGACCCGAACTATGAATTCTGGAAGATGCTGAAGGTCGGCTACGACAATTTCGAGATCACCAAGGTGCCGCCGAAGGTTGATGTCTGCGAGAAACGCTATGTCTTCAACCAGGTCGCCCCCGAAGGCACGACCTTCAATCCAACCGGCCCCTGCCCGGCGATGTCGCAGCCGGATTCTCTCAAGACGGCCTACGCCGATTATGAGAAAAGCTATGACGCGGCATTCGGCAGCGCGCTGAAATCCAGTACGCCCGCCCCCAAGCCGACCATCGCCGGCGTCAAGGAAGCCAGCATCGTCTCCGACTGGTCCAAGCGCCGGGCGCGCGGCGAGCGCGTGCCGATCGACCCGCCGTCAGTCAACGCCGACGGCTCGGTGACCGAGACGACCCGCATGGGCCGCATCGATTCGCCCGCTGGCCGCAAGATGGCGGCACTTGATGCCGAAAAAGCCGCCAAGCAGAAGGCCGAGGAACAGAGGCTGGCTGCCATAGAGGCGGCCAAGCAAGCCAAGGAAGCCGCCAAGGCACAGGCTCTGGCCGAAAAGGAAGCCGCCAAGGCGCAAGCTGTGGCTGAAAAGGAAGCAGCCAAGCAAGCCAAGCAAGCCCCTGTCGCCACGGCGACCATCGCCGCCCCCACCGAGGCGCCACCGGCCGAAACGCAGGCGGCGAGCGCCGAGGAGAGCCGGGTTACCAAGCTGAAGAACAAGCTGCTCGGCATGTTCGGCGGCTGA
- a CDS encoding sulfurtransferase TusA family protein — translation MAEVTAIYDLKGLNCPLPVLKAKKRLAGMQPGGRLWLETTDPLAVIDIPAFCADSGHQLIETSAISGGHRFLVERGETI, via the coding sequence TTGGCCGAAGTGACAGCCATCTACGACCTCAAGGGGCTGAACTGCCCCCTGCCCGTGTTGAAAGCGAAAAAGCGTCTGGCCGGGATGCAGCCGGGCGGCCGGCTCTGGCTTGAGACCACCGATCCGCTGGCTGTCATCGACATCCCGGCATTCTGCGCCGATAGCGGCCATCAACTGATCGAGACTTCAGCCATTTCCGGTGGCCACCGCTTTCTGGTCGAGCGCGGCGAGACGATCTGA
- a CDS encoding CobW family GTP-binding protein, translating into MSGFPVPVSVLTGFLGAGKTTLLNRLLKDPALADTAVIINEYGEVAIDHLLVEQASDGIIQLSDGCLCCTVRGELVDTLADLVDRLQTGRLARLARVIVETTGLADPAPVLQSVMAHPALVQAFRLDGVITLVDAVNGNATFDAHVEAVKQVAVADRIVLSKAELVTDPADLDRLRARLRQINPGAELLDAADTGTGVAALFDCGLYNPATKSADVRRWLGEEAAHDHDHHHHGDHDHGHGHDHGHHHGHRHDQRVRSYSLVHDGPVPFSAIEMFLDLLRSAHGERLLRMKGVIELKEDPSRPLVVHGVQKILHPPARLPSWPDGQRGTRLVLITLDMPEDYVRRLFAAFTNQPSIDTPDRAALENNPLAIAGR; encoded by the coding sequence ATGAGCGGCTTCCCCGTTCCCGTCTCGGTGCTGACCGGCTTTCTCGGCGCCGGCAAGACGACGCTGCTCAACCGGCTCCTGAAGGATCCGGCGCTGGCCGACACGGCGGTCATCATCAATGAATATGGCGAGGTGGCGATCGACCATCTGCTGGTGGAGCAGGCGTCCGACGGCATCATCCAGCTTTCGGACGGCTGCCTGTGCTGCACGGTGCGCGGCGAACTGGTCGACACGCTGGCCGACCTGGTCGACCGGCTGCAGACCGGCCGCCTCGCCCGGCTCGCGCGCGTCATCGTCGAGACCACGGGGCTTGCCGATCCGGCGCCGGTGCTGCAGTCGGTCATGGCGCATCCGGCGCTGGTCCAGGCCTTCCGGCTCGACGGCGTCATCACTTTGGTCGATGCCGTCAATGGCAATGCCACGTTCGACGCCCATGTCGAGGCGGTCAAGCAGGTCGCGGTCGCCGACCGCATCGTCTTGAGCAAGGCCGAGCTGGTGACCGATCCCGCTGACCTCGACAGGTTGCGGGCACGCCTGCGGCAGATCAACCCGGGTGCCGAACTGCTTGATGCCGCCGATACTGGGACAGGCGTCGCGGCGCTGTTTGACTGCGGCCTTTACAATCCCGCCACCAAATCCGCCGACGTGCGGCGCTGGCTCGGCGAGGAGGCGGCGCACGATCACGACCATCACCACCATGGTGACCATGATCACGGTCATGGTCATGATCATGGTCACCATCATGGCCACCGGCACGATCAGCGCGTGCGCTCCTATTCGCTGGTGCATGACGGTCCGGTGCCATTCTCGGCGATCGAGATGTTCCTCGACCTTTTGCGTTCCGCGCATGGCGAGCGCCTGCTGCGCATGAAGGGGGTCATCGAACTCAAGGAAGATCCGTCGCGGCCGCTGGTCGTACATGGCGTGCAGAAAATCCTGCATCCGCCGGCGCGGCTGCCTTCCTGGCCGGACGGCCAGCGAGGCACGCGGCTGGTGCTGATCACGCTGGACATGCCGGAAGACTATGTGCGCCGGCTGTTCGCCGCCTTCACCAACCAGCCATCGATCGACACGCCCGACCGCGCGGCGTTGGAAAACAATCCGCTGGCGATCGCCGGGCGGTAG
- a CDS encoding D-alanyl-D-alanine carboxypeptidase family protein, with protein sequence MRHRHFLRLFSAGAIVLSVLAGPALANPVVVFDLKSGQILQQQDAFKRWYPASLSKLMTAYVTFRAIAAGEVQLDSPIKVTKHSAAEPPSKMGFKPGSVMRLDNALKMMLVKSANDIAMAVGENVGGSQAAFAERMNAEAARLGMNGTHFVNPNGLYSPDQYTTARDLSILVMAIRREFPQYAPWFSIEGLAVGKKAIPNYNLLIGRYPGADGMKTGFVCSSGFNMIGSATRNGRTLVAVVLGEKSAVSRAQAAARLLDQGFDTPDAGSTTITTLAPYGDTVSPNDMHDEICKKRKREEQSEAPPAAAKDGSKSPYREKLDHVPTLVAVGLGGATGPAPKAMLDEGEQQYADVPIPSWRPDMPVPAGAGPTMAGSAAQGDQPVKAAN encoded by the coding sequence ATGCGGCACAGGCATTTCCTCAGACTATTCTCGGCCGGCGCAATCGTGCTGTCGGTCCTGGCCGGGCCGGCGCTGGCCAATCCGGTGGTTGTCTTCGACCTGAAAAGCGGCCAGATCCTGCAGCAGCAGGATGCGTTCAAGCGCTGGTATCCGGCCTCGCTCAGCAAGCTGATGACCGCTTACGTGACCTTCCGGGCGATCGCGGCCGGTGAAGTCCAGCTTGATTCGCCGATCAAGGTGACGAAACATTCCGCCGCCGAGCCGCCGAGCAAGATGGGCTTCAAGCCGGGTTCGGTGATGCGGCTCGACAATGCGCTGAAGATGATGCTGGTCAAGTCGGCCAACGACATCGCCATGGCTGTCGGCGAGAATGTCGGCGGCTCGCAAGCCGCCTTCGCCGAACGCATGAACGCCGAAGCGGCCCGGCTCGGTATGAACGGCACCCATTTCGTCAATCCGAACGGCCTCTACTCGCCCGACCAGTACACGACGGCGCGCGACCTTTCGATCCTGGTGATGGCGATCCGCCGCGAGTTTCCGCAATATGCGCCGTGGTTCTCTATCGAGGGGCTTGCGGTCGGCAAGAAGGCGATCCCGAACTACAATCTCCTGATCGGCCGCTATCCCGGCGCCGATGGCATGAAGACAGGCTTTGTCTGCTCTTCCGGATTCAACATGATCGGCTCGGCGACCCGCAACGGCCGCACGCTGGTGGCGGTTGTGCTCGGCGAGAAATCGGCGGTCAGCCGTGCCCAAGCCGCGGCCAGGCTGCTCGACCAGGGTTTTGACACGCCGGACGCCGGCTCTACGACAATCACGACGCTGGCGCCTTACGGCGACACCGTCTCTCCCAACGACATGCATGACGAGATCTGCAAGAAGAGGAAGCGGGAGGAGCAGTCCGAGGCGCCGCCAGCGGCCGCCAAGGACGGGTCGAAATCGCCTTATCGGGAGAAGCTCGATCATGTGCCGACGCTGGTTGCCGTCGGCCTCGGCGGCGCCACCGGTCCGGCACCGAAGGCGATGCTCGACGAGGGCGAGCAGCAGTATGCCGACGTGCCGATCCCAAGCTGGCGGCCTGACATGCCGGTGCCGGCCGGCGCCGGTCCGACCATGGCGGGTTCGGCTGCCCAGGGCGACCAGCCGGTCAAAGCCGCGAATTAG
- a CDS encoding M20 aminoacylase family protein, with protein sequence MPILNRAAEMQDEVAGWRRHLHQTPELNFDVFKTAAFVAEKLKEFGCDDVVTGLGKTGVVGIIRGRQGEGTTIGLRADMDALPLNEIPGKPYASTVPGKMHACGHDGHTAMLLGAAKYLAETRNFAGSVAVIFQPAEEGGGGGHEMVKDGMMERFDISRVFGMHNMPGLPVGQFAIRPGPIMAATAEFTITVKGRGGHAAMPHGTIDPIVIASQLVGALQTIASRSTDPVEAVVVSVTKFHAGDAYNIIPESAEIAGTVRTLRKEVARKSEERIRAICEGLATAFGARIEVDYDANYPVTFNHAEETVFASDVAADVAGDAHVHRGIQPVMGGEDFSYMLEARPGAFIFIGNGDTAGLHNPAYDFNDEAIPHGMSYWVKLAETALAA encoded by the coding sequence ATGCCAATCCTGAACCGCGCCGCCGAAATGCAGGACGAAGTTGCCGGCTGGCGCCGGCATCTGCACCAGACGCCGGAGCTGAACTTCGATGTCTTCAAGACGGCGGCCTTCGTCGCCGAAAAGCTGAAGGAGTTCGGTTGCGACGACGTGGTGACCGGCCTTGGCAAGACCGGCGTCGTCGGCATCATCCGCGGCCGTCAGGGCGAAGGCACCACAATCGGCCTGCGCGCCGACATGGATGCGCTCCCGCTCAACGAGATACCGGGCAAACCCTACGCTTCGACCGTTCCCGGCAAGATGCATGCCTGCGGCCATGACGGCCATACCGCGATGCTGCTCGGTGCCGCGAAATACCTTGCCGAGACACGCAATTTCGCCGGCTCGGTGGCGGTGATCTTCCAGCCGGCGGAGGAAGGCGGCGGCGGCGGCCACGAGATGGTCAAGGACGGCATGATGGAGCGCTTCGACATCTCCAGGGTGTTCGGCATGCACAACATGCCGGGCCTGCCTGTCGGACAGTTCGCCATCCGCCCAGGCCCGATCATGGCGGCGACGGCCGAATTCACCATCACCGTGAAGGGCCGGGGCGGCCATGCCGCGATGCCGCATGGCACGATCGATCCGATCGTCATCGCCAGCCAGTTGGTCGGCGCGCTCCAGACGATCGCCTCGCGCAGCACCGATCCAGTCGAAGCCGTGGTTGTCTCGGTGACCAAGTTTCATGCCGGCGACGCCTACAACATCATTCCCGAATCGGCCGAGATCGCCGGCACCGTGCGCACCTTGCGCAAGGAGGTCGCCAGGAAGTCGGAAGAGCGCATCCGTGCCATCTGCGAGGGCCTGGCGACCGCCTTCGGCGCCAGGATCGAAGTCGACTACGATGCCAACTACCCGGTGACGTTCAACCACGCGGAAGAGACCGTCTTCGCCAGCGACGTTGCGGCCGACGTGGCGGGCGACGCCCATGTCCACCGGGGCATCCAGCCGGTGATGGGCGGCGAGGATTTCTCCTACATGCTGGAAGCCCGGCCCGGCGCCTTCATCTTCATCGGCAATGGCGATACGGCCGGTCTCCACAACCCGGCCTACGACTTCAACGACGAAGCCATCCCCCACGGCATGAGCTACTGGGTGAAGCTGGCGGAAACGGCGCTGGCCGCCTGA
- a CDS encoding cupin domain-containing protein: protein MTNKTILKFGAVEHAEAGDLPGWIAVEGRPTMQTAVQHTTEDGKVMSGTWRATPGTYHATYTDYEFVHMIAGRVIITPDGGTPVEVGPGDAFVVEADFKGTWKIIEPVTKHFVVRVG, encoded by the coding sequence ATGACAAACAAGACGATCCTTAAATTTGGCGCGGTGGAGCACGCGGAAGCTGGCGATCTACCCGGCTGGATCGCGGTCGAAGGCAGACCGACCATGCAAACCGCCGTCCAGCACACGACAGAGGACGGCAAGGTGATGTCGGGAACCTGGCGGGCGACGCCCGGCACCTATCACGCGACCTACACCGACTATGAGTTCGTGCATATGATCGCCGGCCGCGTCATCATCACCCCCGACGGCGGCACGCCCGTCGAGGTCGGCCCCGGCGACGCCTTCGTCGTGGAAGCCGATTTCAAGGGTACCTGGAAGATCATCGAACCGGTGACCAAGCACTTCGTGGTCAGGGTCGGCTGA
- a CDS encoding sugar-binding transcriptional regulator gives MGRRRQTDEGRAGAEATEQVVNESRTDRLRIRAAWMYFVEQMTQNEIADVLGVGRVTIVRMLAEARSRNEVKITIESELSEIVRLERALERTFGLQQALVAPLTAPNADPIPAISARTGIFLSDTMKSGMRVGVGWGRTLLSSLPFISAKSLTDFKVISLLGGVGVARRYNPAEFAWRFAQVFQGDGYLIPTPAVVDSVETKIALVERCGLQEIFEMADTLDAVLLSIGGIASATTFYRGGFLKEAEREALVSRGAVGDLLFHFFDRNGDLVDHPINSLVMSVDVDRLRKAPIRILTSGGEEKIEALLGAMNLIAPTILITDEESARRMLEAASES, from the coding sequence TTGGGCAGGCGACGACAAACCGACGAGGGGCGGGCAGGGGCCGAAGCGACCGAGCAGGTCGTCAATGAAAGCCGAACGGACCGCCTTAGGATTCGGGCCGCCTGGATGTATTTCGTCGAGCAGATGACGCAGAACGAGATCGCCGACGTGCTCGGCGTCGGCCGCGTCACCATCGTGCGCATGCTGGCGGAGGCGCGCTCGCGCAACGAGGTGAAGATCACCATCGAGAGCGAATTGTCGGAGATCGTGCGGCTGGAGCGCGCGCTGGAGCGCACGTTCGGCCTGCAGCAGGCGCTGGTGGCGCCGCTCACTGCCCCCAATGCCGATCCGATCCCCGCGATCAGCGCCAGGACCGGTATTTTCCTGTCCGACACGATGAAGTCAGGCATGCGCGTCGGCGTTGGCTGGGGCCGGACATTGTTGTCAAGCCTGCCGTTCATCAGCGCCAAATCGCTCACCGATTTCAAGGTCATTTCGCTGCTGGGCGGCGTCGGCGTCGCGCGGCGTTACAACCCGGCGGAGTTCGCCTGGCGTTTCGCCCAGGTCTTCCAGGGCGACGGCTACCTGATACCCACGCCCGCCGTCGTCGACAGTGTCGAAACCAAGATCGCGCTTGTCGAACGATGCGGCCTGCAGGAAATTTTCGAGATGGCCGACACGCTCGATGCCGTGCTGCTCTCGATCGGCGGCATTGCCTCGGCGACCACCTTCTATCGCGGTGGCTTCCTCAAGGAGGCGGAGCGCGAGGCGCTGGTGTCGCGCGGGGCTGTCGGCGATCTGTTGTTCCATTTCTTCGACCGCAATGGCGATCTGGTCGATCATCCGATCAACAGCCTGGTGATGTCGGTGGATGTCGACCGGCTGCGCAAGGCGCCGATCCGCATCCTGACCTCCGGCGGCGAGGAGAAGATCGAAGCTCTGCTCGGTGCCATGAACCTGATAGCGCCGACAATCCTGATCACCGATGAGGAGAGCGCAAGGCGCATGCTCGAGGCGGCCAGCGAGAGCTGA
- the ptsP gene encoding phosphoenolpyruvate--protein phosphotransferase codes for MERSTIVRVHEGLHARPATRFVKLAKGFESDVELVKDGKAVSAKSSVKLMLLAVKENQEVTVRANGADAIEAIEALIGYLENPKAGLDDEAETQSPANDAGQEAAPAPAPQSATSAPGQTNGLRGVAASEGVAIGPAFAHFPPEIAGQGRMLQADEIAAEIDRFRAAVAAVQARMDRALAQDSLSAGDRGIVAALRDIAADDSLTGEAEKAIKGGNDAVSAVITAASTIAADFSAVDDHYLNARADDVHAVGRQICLVLLGQDDVSLENIPEGAILIADDIGAWDLARAPLKRIGGVVCGHGGATSHIAIIARSHGIPAVLGLGDQVNALRSAHEVALDGNTGHVIIDPDAATRADFAGRVEAAAKERAGLTAFKTVTPKRADGRVIEVAANIGSLEEIEAAQEAGAMGVGLFRTELLFMRHMHLPSEDMQAETYAALAKAFAPYPVIVRTLDIGGDKPIAGIEFPDEENPFLGWRGIRMCLDRPDIFKRQLRALLRAAAHGNVKVMLPMVADIDEVRRTRVLIDECAAELKAEGVPYATFDLGVMIETPAAVLIAPALAKEVAFFSIGTNDLTQYIMAADRLNPTVAKLNDVTNPAVMSAIELTAKAGISAGIMVGMCGEAAGRPDLIPAFIKMGLTELSMSPASIQRAKKTITAMVAGE; via the coding sequence ATGGAACGCTCGACCATCGTCAGAGTGCATGAAGGTTTACACGCCCGTCCCGCCACGCGGTTCGTCAAGCTCGCCAAGGGTTTCGAATCCGATGTCGAGCTGGTCAAGGACGGCAAGGCGGTCAGCGCCAAGAGTTCGGTCAAGCTGATGCTGCTGGCGGTCAAGGAAAACCAGGAAGTTACCGTGCGGGCGAACGGCGCCGACGCCATCGAAGCTATCGAGGCGCTGATCGGCTATCTCGAGAACCCCAAGGCGGGTCTTGACGATGAAGCGGAAACGCAGAGCCCGGCGAATGATGCCGGGCAGGAAGCGGCACCCGCGCCAGCGCCCCAATCGGCAACTTCCGCACCTGGCCAGACAAATGGCCTGCGCGGTGTCGCCGCAAGCGAGGGCGTCGCGATCGGCCCGGCCTTCGCGCATTTCCCGCCGGAGATCGCCGGGCAGGGCCGCATGCTGCAGGCCGACGAGATCGCCGCTGAGATCGACAGGTTCCGCGCCGCCGTCGCCGCCGTCCAGGCGCGTATGGACCGGGCCCTGGCGCAGGACAGCCTGTCGGCCGGCGACCGAGGCATCGTCGCGGCGCTTCGCGATATCGCCGCCGACGATAGCCTGACCGGCGAGGCCGAGAAGGCGATCAAGGGCGGTAATGACGCGGTCTCGGCCGTTATCACCGCCGCGTCCACCATCGCCGCCGATTTCAGCGCCGTCGATGATCACTATCTCAATGCGCGGGCGGACGATGTCCATGCGGTCGGACGGCAGATCTGCCTGGTGCTGCTCGGGCAGGACGATGTCAGCCTCGAAAACATCCCCGAGGGCGCCATTCTCATCGCCGACGACATCGGCGCCTGGGACCTGGCGCGCGCTCCCTTGAAACGCATCGGCGGCGTTGTGTGCGGCCATGGCGGCGCCACTTCGCATATCGCCATCATCGCCCGCTCACACGGCATCCCGGCGGTGCTGGGCCTTGGCGACCAGGTCAATGCCTTGCGTTCGGCACATGAAGTGGCGCTCGACGGCAACACCGGGCATGTGATCATCGATCCCGACGCGGCGACGCGCGCCGACTTCGCCGGCCGCGTCGAAGCGGCTGCAAAGGAGCGTGCCGGCCTGACCGCCTTCAAGACGGTGACGCCGAAACGCGCCGACGGAAGGGTTATCGAGGTCGCGGCCAATATCGGCTCGCTCGAGGAAATCGAGGCGGCCCAGGAGGCCGGCGCCATGGGTGTCGGCCTTTTCCGCACCGAGCTTCTGTTCATGCGCCATATGCACCTTCCCTCGGAAGATATGCAGGCTGAGACTTATGCGGCGCTGGCCAAGGCCTTCGCGCCCTATCCTGTCATCGTGCGCACGCTCGACATCGGCGGTGACAAGCCGATCGCCGGCATCGAGTTTCCCGACGAGGAGAACCCCTTCCTCGGCTGGCGCGGCATCCGCATGTGCCTCGACCGGCCCGATATCTTCAAGCGCCAGCTCAGGGCGCTGCTGCGGGCAGCCGCGCATGGCAACGTCAAGGTGATGCTGCCGATGGTCGCCGACATTGACGAGGTGAGGCGGACAAGGGTGCTGATCGATGAATGCGCCGCCGAACTGAAGGCGGAAGGCGTGCCATATGCGACGTTCGATCTCGGCGTGATGATCGAGACCCCGGCGGCGGTGCTGATCGCGCCGGCGCTGGCCAAGGAGGTGGCTTTCTTCTCGATCGGCACCAATGACCTGACCCAATACATCATGGCCGCCGACCGGCTCAATCCGACAGTGGCGAAGCTCAACGACGTCACCAATCCGGCCGTCATGTCGGCGATCGAGCTGACGGCAAAAGCCGGTATTTCGGCAGGCATCATGGTGGGTATGTGCGGCGAGGCGGCGGGCCGGCCGGATCTGATCCCGGCCTTCATCAAGATGGGCCTGACCGAGCTTTCGATGAGCCCGGCCTCGATCCAGCGCGCCAAGAAAACGATCACGGCCATGGTGGCCGGGGAATAG